A stretch of Calditrichia bacterium DNA encodes these proteins:
- a CDS encoding RnfABCDGE type electron transport complex subunit B, with translation MTTLTAIAFLGGLSVLLAVILVIANAKLKVYEDPRIEVVSDMLPGANCGACGFPGCRAFAERVVTGDQQPSGCPVGGVETATYIANYLGVEPGSLVKKVARLLCAGGINVAVQAGVYKGFESCRAAALVSGGPKGCVYGCMGLGDCEVACTFGAISMGPFGLPIVDYEKCTACNDCVEICPKGLFELMPINRHLVVQCKSLLEGDAALELCQVACTGCGRCAADAPEGLISMVNNLPVINPDFANKETEIATLRCPTNAIIWLEGQQFPEINRNFSRIENG, from the coding sequence ATGACAACACTGACAGCAATCGCATTTTTGGGCGGTTTAAGCGTGTTGCTGGCGGTTATCTTGGTGATCGCCAACGCCAAACTGAAAGTGTACGAAGATCCGCGAATCGAGGTTGTTTCGGATATGCTGCCGGGTGCAAATTGCGGTGCCTGCGGATTTCCCGGCTGTCGCGCATTTGCAGAAAGAGTGGTTACCGGCGACCAGCAACCCAGCGGTTGTCCGGTCGGCGGTGTGGAAACAGCAACATATATTGCCAATTATCTGGGTGTCGAGCCCGGATCGCTGGTTAAAAAAGTGGCGCGTTTGCTCTGTGCCGGCGGCATAAATGTCGCTGTCCAAGCCGGTGTTTATAAAGGATTTGAATCCTGCAGGGCAGCAGCGTTGGTTAGCGGCGGTCCCAAAGGTTGCGTTTACGGCTGCATGGGTTTGGGCGATTGCGAAGTAGCCTGCACATTCGGCGCCATCAGCATGGGACCATTTGGGCTCCCCATTGTTGATTACGAAAAATGTACCGCCTGCAACGATTGTGTGGAAATCTGCCCGAAAGGGCTTTTTGAGCTAATGCCCATCAACCGGCATCTGGTTGTGCAATGTAAATCGCTGCTGGAAGGTGACGCCGCACTGGAGTTGTGTCAGGTTGCCTGTACCGGTTGTGGCCGCTGCGCTGCGGATGCACCGGAAGGACTGATTTCAATGGTCAACAACCTGCCGGTCATCAACCCGGATTTTGCCAATAAAGAAACCGAAATTGCCACGTTGCGCTGCCCCACCAACGCGATTATCTGGCTGGAAGGCCAGCAATTCCCGGAAATCAACCGGAATTTTTCCAGAATCGAAAACGGGTAA
- the rsxC gene encoding electron transport complex subunit RsxC: protein MNALQTAAKSFGHGIHPEDYKVMTRHLPIERMPFMSEVVLPLSQHLGAPSVPLVKTGDKVYRGQLIAKASGFVSVGLHASVTGTVKSLDLRHHPSGKMVESITIETDPFSPQTLYNEHQMLWEKLSVKEILGIIQEAGFVGLGGAAFPTHVKLAIPEGKHADCLIVNGVECEPYLTSDHRLMLEHYDSMFNGIRIYQKILNVSKVYIGIELNKSDAIELLARRVPEDLNCEVIPLKTKYPQGAEKMLIEAVLQKQVPSGKLPIDVHVVVNNVGTIAGIGDLFKFGQPLIERIVTVTGPGIERPANLMVPIGTRLVDVLDYCGGIKDNTRQILFGGPMMGSPQLHLDVPIMKGTSGILCLTDEQVGVREEYPCIRCLRCVDACPVYLNPSRLGALAKIRNYEEMMDFHIMDCVECGSCSYVCPSNIPLVQRFRVAKVLLREKQARQKKAG from the coding sequence ATGAACGCATTGCAAACAGCCGCAAAATCGTTCGGGCACGGCATTCATCCGGAAGATTACAAAGTGATGACGCGCCATTTGCCCATCGAGCGCATGCCGTTTATGAGCGAAGTTGTGCTGCCGCTCAGCCAGCATCTTGGTGCGCCCTCCGTACCGTTGGTCAAAACCGGGGACAAAGTGTATCGCGGGCAACTGATCGCCAAAGCGAGCGGATTTGTGTCTGTCGGGCTGCACGCATCGGTTACCGGAACGGTAAAATCGCTGGATTTACGGCATCACCCCAGCGGCAAAATGGTTGAATCCATCACGATCGAAACCGATCCGTTTTCCCCGCAAACCTTGTATAACGAACACCAGATGTTATGGGAAAAACTGAGTGTTAAAGAAATACTCGGCATCATTCAGGAAGCCGGATTTGTCGGGTTGGGCGGCGCGGCGTTCCCCACTCACGTAAAACTGGCCATCCCGGAAGGCAAACATGCAGACTGCCTGATTGTGAACGGCGTGGAGTGCGAACCGTATCTCACCAGCGATCACCGGCTGATGCTCGAGCATTACGATTCGATGTTCAACGGTATCCGTATCTATCAGAAAATATTGAATGTTAGCAAAGTTTATATCGGCATTGAGCTGAACAAATCGGACGCCATTGAGCTTTTGGCGCGCCGGGTTCCGGAAGATTTAAATTGCGAAGTGATTCCGCTAAAAACGAAATATCCGCAGGGTGCGGAAAAAATGCTCATCGAAGCGGTGCTGCAAAAGCAGGTGCCCAGCGGCAAATTGCCCATCGATGTGCACGTTGTTGTCAACAATGTCGGCACAATTGCGGGCATCGGCGATTTGTTTAAATTCGGGCAACCGCTCATCGAACGGATTGTAACGGTGACCGGACCGGGCATCGAGCGCCCTGCAAACCTGATGGTGCCCATCGGCACCCGTTTGGTAGATGTGCTCGATTATTGCGGCGGCATCAAAGATAACACCCGCCAGATTCTGTTCGGCGGGCCGATGATGGGCAGCCCGCAACTGCACCTGGATGTGCCAATAATGAAAGGCACATCCGGCATTCTCTGCCTTACGGATGAGCAGGTTGGCGTTCGGGAGGAATATCCGTGTATCCGCTGTTTGCGCTGTGTGGACGCCTGCCCGGTTTATCTCAATCCCAGCCGATTGGGTGCGTTGGCAAAAATCCGGAATTATGAAGAAATGATGGATTTCCATATTATGGATTGTGTGGAATGCGGTTCGTGTTCGTATGTTTGTCCGTCCA
- a CDS encoding 4Fe-4S binding protein, which produces MLFKKNSDKITAHPFPGKRSTVEGLSALQRLNTLICGQNTGQEINWLTGQGVSLSGQRAATLLSDSDSAMIVESLRTGNFWKSPQVIQLMLNASAENPTGYVALDHLRKSGFFQFIAKNVQEMLDFTLIARRVAELALVPGVVAFDFEYTGKSIQTVHIPDEKLVKKYLGSAETEIDAPTESQRMVFGEKRRRVPKWLDFDRPLGLVDFNAGELHYRAAIAQQAFFESHLPNLIQLSIKEFAGLTGRNYEIINRVVDAAEYLVITNGAISDDAERVAENIRTRKKIRLTVLSLNQLRPFPSAAMTHLLKGKKAVTVLECSNANTTDNPTILQEIRSAIECAEENGSVKKNGSLPHPDFAVFAKPADRPVIFSGIFQMADNKPGFAELSAAIENMLPGEEAKKRFYLGVTFAQSNSRYPMLETLSQRIERSYPQLEKMNLSSRQPALEQLATSHFRQIKIVVSPGELLADVNVVLAKTLADSTGMSVRTFAEIAANRRSQAYSIEMTEDNKTVHISNASCDAMIFSQTVFANNLSALKNNGLAIIQSTQSGEWIWKNFSETVRRQIQEKQLKIWVVNTATVNTDIPGYAKLIRQLTLCGAVLAHNAIIDGEQQTLLKFLRQRLAKQFSDNPVLLEELTTAVKNGMSGKTVIDWQSFPEIPRKPATEIAAPLAIRQQQKKDGSVFDPARFWDSVGYFYATGTADQTLTDPFLATASMPGSSAAARDLSDLRSEIPQLIPENCTACGSCWINCPESALPVTVQDVASFIKTGIADCQQRGHSVIQLQRVADPLGKVAYRIFAADELREHRTLGSLLDAAFAQLVEKMNLTDDALATLQGEFAPLSEMVRHFPIVRTKTFFDDPQQQQKNSGMMFSLTVNPSSCSACGGCVRVCPENALEMVAQNEDIIANYRRNWQFSMNLPENSIEQMSTFVTEENPISNGYLMMNRRVYHSQFGGDNIYPGSGSKTAAHLIFASAEMEMQPRIAAFLAELDSLISTLKTKAQNLLTTAVQVNDFEVFGQKLAKLESGNVSIQDVTGLLDDKSNKPKLDSKKLEQLSQTIAEIEKLRDLHKTRANLSLLFNGDRIAIWGANYPHNAFPFPSLHAAKGDISKLATEVFNGIVNQYSETFAAVRRATLIAKDEFTPSKNAPDAPIGWQQFTPSEKALVPPLVVLIEESTLPSQSLTGFAKMLSGHFPVKLAILNGNPQTPPETGLWALTHPETFVLQSTPGVPAHSLTGLRRGFRYPGAAVFHLYTAEPFQHGIDTNMVVRQERLAVATRAFPLFLYDPSVAGSFSERLDLSGNIDYSNDWVQQKQQLSQNSRTVDDQLTVAHWAVSEGRFRNEFRALDKSEWQDNQLPLAEYLALEPQKRAEFTAVITLENQQKQKVRIRVSEKLVAIAEQRLRFWQTLQELAGTRAAVNRVIIDQIRAEADAETRSQTEAVAAEYSEQLAALDAQHWQIYHQRLTEKLIRLYANGSPELLQKSLREFAGEND; this is translated from the coding sequence ATGTTATTCAAAAAAAATTCGGATAAAATAACCGCACATCCGTTCCCCGGAAAACGGTCAACCGTTGAAGGATTGAGCGCATTGCAGCGACTCAACACGTTGATTTGCGGACAAAATACCGGTCAGGAAATCAACTGGCTCACCGGACAAGGTGTTTCGCTGAGCGGGCAACGGGCGGCAACGCTGTTATCCGATAGCGATTCTGCAATGATTGTGGAAAGCCTGCGAACCGGGAATTTCTGGAAATCGCCGCAGGTGATACAATTGATGCTAAACGCATCTGCAGAAAATCCAACCGGTTACGTTGCGCTGGATCATTTGCGAAAAAGCGGATTTTTCCAGTTTATCGCCAAAAATGTGCAGGAAATGCTGGATTTTACGCTTATTGCCAGACGCGTTGCCGAGCTTGCGCTGGTTCCCGGTGTTGTTGCGTTCGATTTTGAATACACCGGAAAATCCATCCAAACGGTGCATATCCCAGATGAAAAACTGGTCAAAAAATATTTGGGTTCTGCAGAAACCGAGATTGATGCACCGACAGAATCGCAGCGGATGGTTTTTGGCGAAAAACGCCGTCGCGTCCCGAAATGGCTCGATTTTGATCGCCCGTTGGGGCTGGTCGATTTCAACGCCGGCGAATTGCATTATCGCGCAGCGATTGCCCAACAGGCATTTTTTGAATCGCATTTGCCGAATCTGATCCAATTGAGTATCAAAGAATTTGCCGGTCTGACCGGTCGAAATTATGAAATCATCAATCGTGTAGTGGACGCTGCGGAATATCTCGTGATTACAAACGGCGCTATTTCAGATGATGCGGAAAGAGTCGCCGAAAATATCCGCACCCGAAAAAAAATCCGGTTAACCGTTCTCAGCTTAAATCAGTTGCGACCGTTTCCATCGGCTGCGATGACGCATTTGCTAAAAGGCAAAAAAGCGGTTACGGTTCTCGAATGTTCAAACGCCAACACAACAGATAACCCGACCATATTGCAAGAGATACGCTCCGCTATCGAATGCGCTGAAGAAAACGGCAGCGTCAAAAAAAATGGTTCACTTCCCCACCCCGATTTTGCTGTATTCGCCAAACCGGCGGATCGACCGGTAATTTTTTCCGGCATTTTCCAAATGGCGGATAACAAACCGGGTTTTGCCGAATTGAGCGCGGCAATCGAAAATATGCTGCCCGGCGAAGAAGCCAAAAAACGCTTTTATTTAGGTGTTACATTTGCGCAAAGCAACAGCCGTTACCCGATGCTGGAAACGCTTTCGCAGCGCATTGAACGCAGCTATCCGCAGTTGGAAAAGATGAATTTGAGCAGCCGGCAACCGGCTCTGGAACAACTGGCAACCAGCCATTTCCGGCAAATAAAAATTGTGGTTTCTCCCGGAGAATTGCTCGCGGATGTCAATGTCGTTCTTGCAAAAACGCTCGCCGACAGCACCGGGATGTCTGTACGGACGTTCGCAGAAATTGCGGCGAACCGTCGCTCGCAGGCGTATTCCATCGAGATGACCGAAGACAACAAAACGGTGCACATTTCCAATGCCAGTTGCGATGCGATGATTTTCTCCCAAACAGTTTTCGCGAACAATTTAAGTGCTTTAAAAAACAATGGTTTGGCGATCATCCAATCCACCCAATCCGGTGAATGGATCTGGAAAAATTTTAGCGAAACCGTGCGCCGCCAAATCCAGGAAAAACAGCTGAAAATCTGGGTGGTCAATACCGCAACAGTTAATACAGATATTCCCGGATATGCAAAATTGATTCGCCAGTTAACCCTTTGCGGTGCGGTTTTGGCTCACAACGCCATTATCGATGGCGAACAGCAGACATTGCTGAAATTTTTGCGACAGCGATTGGCAAAACAATTTTCGGATAACCCGGTCCTGTTGGAAGAACTTACCACCGCCGTTAAAAACGGGATGTCCGGCAAAACAGTCATCGACTGGCAAAGCTTCCCGGAAATCCCCAGAAAACCGGCAACCGAAATTGCCGCGCCACTGGCCATCCGGCAGCAACAGAAAAAAGATGGCAGCGTGTTCGATCCGGCAAGATTTTGGGACTCCGTCGGGTATTTTTATGCAACCGGCACAGCGGATCAAACCCTCACCGATCCATTTTTGGCAACAGCCAGCATGCCGGGAAGCAGTGCAGCCGCCCGCGATTTATCCGATTTGCGCAGCGAAATTCCCCAATTGATTCCCGAAAACTGCACCGCGTGCGGCAGTTGCTGGATCAATTGCCCGGAAAGTGCATTGCCCGTTACGGTTCAGGATGTGGCGTCGTTTATCAAAACCGGCATTGCAGATTGCCAACAGCGCGGGCACAGTGTTATTCAATTGCAGCGCGTTGCGGACCCGCTGGGCAAAGTCGCCTACCGTATTTTTGCAGCTGACGAATTGCGGGAACACCGCACACTCGGCAGTTTGCTGGATGCCGCTTTCGCGCAACTCGTTGAAAAAATGAATCTTACGGACGATGCACTTGCCACATTGCAAGGCGAATTTGCACCGCTTTCGGAAATGGTGCGGCACTTCCCCATCGTTCGAACAAAAACTTTTTTTGACGATCCGCAGCAACAGCAAAAAAATTCCGGCATGATGTTCAGTCTGACGGTAAATCCTTCGAGCTGCTCCGCATGCGGCGGATGCGTTCGGGTCTGCCCGGAAAATGCGCTGGAAATGGTTGCGCAAAATGAAGATATAATTGCCAACTATCGCCGTAACTGGCAGTTTTCTATGAACTTGCCGGAAAATTCCATTGAGCAGATGAGCACATTTGTTACCGAAGAAAACCCGATCAGCAACGGTTATTTGATGATGAACCGTCGGGTGTATCACTCCCAATTTGGCGGCGATAATATTTATCCCGGCAGCGGCAGCAAAACTGCTGCACACCTTATTTTCGCCAGCGCGGAAATGGAAATGCAGCCGCGAATAGCAGCATTTTTGGCTGAGCTGGATTCGCTTATTTCGACGCTGAAAACAAAAGCGCAAAATCTGCTGACCACTGCTGTTCAGGTGAATGATTTTGAGGTGTTCGGACAAAAATTGGCCAAGCTGGAAAGCGGCAATGTATCGATTCAGGATGTGACCGGTTTGCTGGATGACAAATCCAACAAACCGAAGCTGGACAGCAAAAAACTGGAACAACTGAGCCAAACAATCGCCGAAATTGAGAAATTGCGCGATTTGCATAAAACCAGAGCGAATTTATCGCTGCTATTCAACGGTGACCGGATTGCCATTTGGGGCGCCAATTATCCGCATAATGCGTTTCCGTTTCCCTCGCTGCATGCGGCAAAAGGCGATATCAGCAAATTGGCCACAGAGGTATTCAACGGCATCGTGAATCAATATTCCGAAACATTTGCTGCCGTTCGCAGAGCAACATTGATCGCCAAAGATGAATTTACTCCCTCAAAAAATGCACCCGATGCGCCAATCGGATGGCAGCAATTTACGCCATCTGAAAAAGCGCTGGTGCCGCCGCTGGTGGTGCTCATCGAAGAATCTACCCTGCCATCGCAATCGCTAACGGGATTTGCCAAAATGCTCTCCGGTCATTTTCCAGTGAAACTGGCAATTTTGAACGGCAATCCGCAAACGCCACCGGAAACCGGACTTTGGGCGCTAACCCACCCGGAAACATTTGTGTTGCAATCTACCCCCGGTGTTCCGGCGCATAGTTTGACGGGCTTGCGGAGGGGATTCCGTTATCCCGGCGCAGCAGTTTTCCATTTGTACACAGCCGAACCGTTTCAACACGGTATCGATACCAATATGGTGGTGCGTCAGGAAAGATTGGCTGTTGCGACACGGGCGTTTCCGCTATTTTTGTATGATCCGTCCGTTGCCGGCAGCTTTTCGGAACGACTTGATTTATCCGGAAACATCGATTATTCAAACGATTGGGTTCAACAAAAACAACAGCTTAGCCAAAATTCCCGTACGGTGGACGACCAATTGACTGTGGCGCATTGGGCGGTCAGCGAAGGGCGTTTTCGCAATGAATTCCGGGCGCTGGATAAATCAGAATGGCAGGATAATCAGCTGCCGCTTGCCGAATATCTGGCACTGGAACCGCAAAAACGGGCGGAATTTACAGCCGTTATCACCCTGGAAAATCAGCAAAAACAAAAAGTTCGCATTCGCGTTTCCGAAAAACTGGTGGCAATCGCCGAACAACGATTGCGTTTTTGGCAAACATTGCAGGAGTTGGCCGGCACCCGCGCAGCAGTCAATCGGGTAATCATCGATCAAATCCGGGCGGAAGCCGACGCAGAAACCCGAAGCCAAACGGAAGCTGTTGCTGCCGAATACAGCGAACAGTTGGCTGCGCTGGATGCGCAACATTGGCAAATTTATCATCAGCGATTAACCGAAAAATTGATCCGGCTTTATGCCAACGGATCACCGGAATTACTCCAAAAATCGCTGCGGGAATTTGCCGGTGAAAATGATTAA